One stretch of Arachis duranensis cultivar V14167 chromosome 1, aradu.V14167.gnm2.J7QH, whole genome shotgun sequence DNA includes these proteins:
- the LOC107470252 gene encoding novel plant SNARE 13: MATNLPMTPELEQIHGEIRDHFRALSNGFQRLDKIKDSHRQSSQLEDLTQKMRECKRLIKEFDREIKDGEGRNSQEVNKQLNDEKQSMIKELNSYVALRKTYMNTIGNKKIELFDMGAGAGEPTAEENVKLASEMSNQELIKEGMKQMDETDQAIERSKQVVQQTLEVGTQTATTLKGQTEQMGRIVNELDSIQFSIKKASQLVKEIGRKVATDKCIMLFLFLIVCGVIAIIVVKIVNPNNKDIRDILGLAPPAQTRRLLYVRSREHFD, translated from the exons ATGGCCACCAACTTGCCCATGACGCCTGAGCTGGAGCAGATTCACGGTGAGATCCGCGACCACTTTCGAGCCCTCTC AAATGGCTTCCAGAGGCTGGATAAAATTAAAGATTCCCATAGACAAAGTAGTCAACTGGAAGATCTCACGCAGAAGATGAGGGAATGCAAAAG GTTGATAAAGGAGTTTGATCGTGAAATTAAAGATGGGGAGGGAAGAAATTCCCAAGAAGTGAACAAGCAACTCAATGACGAAAAGCAATCGATG ATCAAGGAGCTAAACTCATATGTGGCACTTAGAAAAAC GTACATGAACACCATTGGCAATAAGAAAATTGAGCTTTTTGATATGGGAGCAGGAGCAGGTGAACCTACAGCTGAAGAAAATGTTAAATTAGCTTCAG AAATGTCAAATCAAGAACTTATCAAGGAGGGGATGAAGCAGATGGATGAAACTGATCAGGCCATTGAAAGATCTAAGCAG GTTGTACAACAAACCCTTGAAGTAGGCACTCAAACTGCTACCACCTTGAAGGGTCAA ACTGAGCAAATGGGTCGCATTGTCAATGAGCTTGACTCTATTCAGTTCTCAATTAAGAAGGCATCCCAACTTGTTAAGGAGATTGGTAGAAAG GTAGCTACAGACAAGTGCATTATGCTTTTCCTATTCCTAATTGTCTGTGGTGTAATCGCTATTATTGTGGTTAAG ATTGTGAATCCCAACAACAAAGATATTAGGGATATTCTGGGATTGGCTCCTCCAGCTCAGACCAGGAGACTCTTGTATGTAAGGAGCAGAGAACATTTTGATTGA